One Cryptomeria japonica chromosome 9, Sugi_1.0, whole genome shotgun sequence genomic window carries:
- the LOC131066933 gene encoding inactive beta-amylase 9: MAVVTRLGSTCATPYERSLHFPSQIVGWQIDSVRVSSCLSTDCKPHLLAVHSAVNNLGLRLRGPVLTKMPFQRQGIVAVLASHVDHAVEIAQDVGKSGSPVKKHLPFYVMLPVDTVSVHNTLNHCKAIQAGLLTLKTLGVDGVVMQVWWGVVEGEAPTKYDWAAYLTLVKLIQAAGLKVQASMCFHGCKYSKQKPAIALPSWVLKVGDSDPNIFFTDHSGNRYKDCLSLAIDDLPLFEGRSPLKMASDMLESFRATFSEYIGNTIVEICVGLGPDGELKYPSFPPDLWKFPGVGEFQCYDKHMLANLKQHSEEMGHPLWGLGGPHNTPSYCQWPQEGDFFSDNGGSWNSPYGDFFLSWYTSQLLNHGDRMLFLAASIFRDDNVIIAGKLPAIHWWYKTKSHAAELTSGFYNVEGGDGYEAFVEIFAKNASLIILPKMDVSDLENPIEARCSPESLFLQIRRASHKYGVPVAGENSYPCYDSAAYKKVFNNVHSQTSPDLPALTSFTFSRMGASLFSPENWRLFVNFFRNIDQSASVVDEKDLPLENQEAASCSFSNMGQLVQV; the protein is encoded by the exons ATGGCAGTTGTCACAAGATTGGGGAGCACTTGTGCTACACCTTATGAGCGGTCTCTGCATTTTCCTTCACAAATTGTAGGATGGCAGATTGATTCGGTTCGTGTGTCTTCCTGTTTGTCGACTGATTGTAAACCCCACTTGCTGGCTGTACATAGTGCTGTGAATAATTTGGGCTTGCGATTAAGGGGCCCTGTTTTAACGAAGATGCCCTTTCAGAGGCAGGGGATTGTTGCCGTGCTGGCCAGTCATGTAGACCATGCTGTAGAAATTGCCCAAGATGTTGGAAAGTCTGGAAGCCCTGTGAAGAAG CACTTGCCCTTCTATGTAATGCTTCCTGTAGATACTGTATCAGTTCACAATACCTTGAACCATTGCAAGGCAATTCAAGCAGGCTTACTTACCTTAAAAACTCTTGGTGTTGATGGAGTGGTTATGCAAGTATGGTGGGGCGTTGTGGAGGGAGAAGCTCCGACAAAATATGATTGGGCAGCATATTTAACTTTGGTCAAATTGATCCAAGCAGCAGGCCTGAAAGTTCAAGCTTCAATGTGTTTTCATGGTTGTAAATACAGTAAACAGAAACCTGCTATAGCTCTTCCATCATGGGTTCTTAAAGTGGGTGACAGTGACCCAAACATCTTTTTCACAGATCATTCTGGAAACCGCTACAAAGATTGCCTGTCTCTTGCTATTGACGATCTTCCACTATTCGAAGGTCGTTCACCACTTAAGATGGCATCTGATATGCTCGAGAGCTTCAGAGCGACATTTTCAGAATACATCGGGAATACTATAGTG gaaatatgtgtgggtcTTGGTCCTGATGGTGAACTGAAGTATCCTTCCTTCCCACCGGACTTGTGGAAATTCCCTGGAGTAGGAGAATTTCAGTGCTATGATAAGCATATGCTAGCCAACCTGAAGCAGCATTCTGAGGAAATGGGTCATCCTTTATGGGGTCTGGGAGGCCCTCATAATACCCCTTCATATTGCCAATGGCCTCAAGAGGGAGATTTCTTCTCAGATAATGGTGGATCATGGAATTCTCCATATGGAGACTTTTTTCTTTCATGGTATACTTCACAACTGCTTAATCATGGAGATCGCATGCTCTTCCTAGCTGCAAGTATTTTTAGGGATGACAATGTAATCATAGCTGGAAAGCTTCCAGCAATTCACTGGTGGTACAAGACAAAATCTCATGCAGCAGAACTTACCTCTGGATTCTACAATGTAGAGGGTGGAGATGGGTATGAAGCTTTTGTTGAGATATTTGCCAAAAATGCATCCCTAATTATTTTACCAAAGATGGATGTCTCAGATCTTGAAAACCCCATTGAAGCAAGATGTAGCCCAGAGTCACTTTTTCTTCAAATTCGAAGGGCTAGTCATAAATATGGAGTTCCAGTTGCAGGTGAGAATTCCTATCCTTGCTATGACAGTGCTGCTTACAAAAAGGTTTTCAACAATGTTCATAGCCAAACTTCACCAGATCTACCTGCTTTGACATCTTTTACCTTTTCAAGAATGGGTGCATCTCTATTCTCTCCAGAGAACTGGCGTCTGTTTGTTAACTTCTTTAGGAACATTGATCAGTCTGCATCAGTGGTTGATGAAAAAGATCTTCCTTTGGAAAATCAGGAAGCAGCATCTTGCAGTTTCTCTAATATGGGGCAGCTTGTTCAAGTATAA